Below is a window of Brassica napus cultivar Da-Ae chromosome A5, Da-Ae, whole genome shotgun sequence DNA.
GCCACCGTGGAATCTCCGGTGGAGAAAGACGACGTGTCTCGATCGGGATCGATATAATCCACGACCCGATTCTTCTCTTCCTCGATGAGCCTACGTCAGGTTTGGACTCTACTAGTGCCTACATGGTGGTGAAAGTGTTGAAGAGGATTGCTCAGAGTGGCAGTATCGTAATTATGTCGATTCATCAACCGAGTCATCGAGTTCTCGGTTTGCTTAACcggttaatttttttgtcacgtGGCAACACCGTGTTCAGCGGTTCTCCGGGGAGTCTCCCGCGCTTCTTCGCGGAGTTCGGGAGTCCGATACCTGAGAACGAGAATCGAACCGAGTTCGCGTTGGATCTCATCCGCGAGCTTGAAGGATCCGCCGGAGGAACGAGAGGATTAATcgagtttaataaaaaatggcAAGAGATGAAGAAAGAGAATAACCGTCAGCCGCCGCTGACTCCTCCGGCGTCGCCGTACCCGAATCTAACCTTAAAAGAAGCGATCGCCGCGAGTATCAGCAGAGGGAAGCTAGTCTCCGGCGGAGAATCCGCAACCGCCACCGCCGCAACTACCTTAACCGTACCTGCGTTCGCGAACTCGATCTGGATCGAGATCGTAACTCTATCGAAACGATCGATGCTAAACTCGCGCAGACAACCGGAGCTCTTCGGGATCAGACTCGCCTCCGTCGTTATCACCGGATTCATCCTCGCCACCGTGTTTTGGAGAATCGATAACTCTCCGAAAGGCGTTCAAGAGCGGCTTGGTTTCTTCGCATTCGCGATGTCGACGATGTTCTACACATGCGCCGAAGCTCTCCCCGTGTTCCTCCAGGAGCGTTACATCTTCATGAGAGAAACGGCTTACAACGCTTACCGGAGATCCTCCTACGTTCTCTCTCACGCCATCGTCGCATTCCCGTCGCTCATCTTCCTCTCAGTAGCTTTCGCCGCGACGACGTTTTGGGCCGTGGGGTTAGACGGAGGCCCAATGGGCTTTCTGTTTTATTGTTTGATCATTTTAGCTTCCTTTTGGTCAGGTAGCTCCTTCGTCACGTTTCTATCAGGGATCGTCCCACATGTGATGTTGGGTTACACAATCGTCGTGGCTATTTTAGCTTACTTCTTGCTCTTCAGTGGATTCTTCATCAACAG
It encodes the following:
- the LOC125609264 gene encoding ABC transporter G family member 1-like; this translates as MARIVAADDDDGTPQFYSMELNSISSVSDSTLGQLLKNVSDVRKLAIGDETPVHESFNQDNDDDNLMQTVPFVLSFDNLTYNVSIRQKLTFRDLIPRRKTEDPELAQTVTPPNTKTLLNNISGETRDGEIMAVLGASGSGKSTLIDALANRIAKGSLKGTVKLNGETLQSRTLKVISAYVMQDDLLFPMLTVEETLMFAAEFRLPRSLPKSKKKLRVQALIEQLGIKNAAKTIIGDEGHRGISGGERRRVSIGIDIIHDPILLFLDEPTSGLDSTSAYMVVKVLKRIAQSGSIVIMSIHQPSHRVLGLLNRLIFLSRGNTVFSGSPGSLPRFFAEFGSPIPENENRTEFALDLIRELEGSAGGTRGLIEFNKKWQEMKKENNRQPPLTPPASPYPNLTLKEAIAASISRGKLVSGGESATATAATTLTVPAFANSIWIEIVTLSKRSMLNSRRQPELFGIRLASVVITGFILATVFWRIDNSPKGVQERLGFFAFAMSTMFYTCAEALPVFLQERYIFMRETAYNAYRRSSYVLSHAIVAFPSLIFLSVAFAATTFWAVGLDGGPMGFLFYCLIILASFWSGSSFVTFLSGIVPHVMLGYTIVVAILAYFLLFSGFFINRNRIPDYWIWFHYMSLVKYPYEAVLQNEFSDATKCFVRGVQIFDNTPLGVLPEGMKLRLLDSVSRSLGTTISSSTCLTTGADILTQQGVTQLSKWNCLLITVGFGFFFRALFYFCLLLGSKNKRR